The following proteins come from a genomic window of Zonotrichia albicollis isolate bZonAlb1 chromosome 12, bZonAlb1.hap1, whole genome shotgun sequence:
- the GLT8D1 gene encoding glycosyltransferase 8 domain-containing protein 1 → MTLRKVNISILIVAVVIFLLVIHHNFISLSDFLRRELSDPSPLGLQPIDFIPAAPQRLADERNDKEIPVVIAASDERLGGAIAAMNSIYQNTRANVVFHIVTLNDTVDHLRMWLRIPPLKNMRYRILDFDPRVLEGKVQVDPQKADKFKPLTFARFYLPSFVPHAEKVIYVDDDVIVQGDIVELYNTPLKPGHAAAFSDDCDSTSSKVAVRGAGNQYNYIGFLDYKKETIRKLAMKANTCSFNPGVFVANLTEWKLQNITKQLEKWMALNVVEELYSKTLAGSITTPPLLIVFYKQHSSIDPMWNVRHLGSSAGKRYSPQFVEAAKLLHWNGHFKPWGRTASYAEVWEKWYLSDPAGKFNLIRRHSEAYEAK, encoded by the exons atgACGTTAAGGAAAG TGAACATTTCCATCCTTATAGTGGCTGTTGTCATATTTCTGCTAGTTATTCATCATAACTTCATAAGCCTCAGTGACTTCTTGAGACGGGAATTGTCAG ATCCAAGTCCCTTAGGACTCCAGCCTATAGAtttcatccctgcagctccccagaggCTGGCAGATGAGAGGAATGACAAGGAGATTCCTGTGGTCATTGCAGCCTCGGATGAGAGGCTGGGAGGTGCAATTGCAGCCATGAACAGCATTTACCAGAACACCAGAGCCAACGTGGTTTTCCACATTGTTACTTTGAATGATACTGTGGATCACCTGAG GATGTGGCTGAGGATCCCTCCTCTGAAAAACATGAGGTACCGGATTCTGGATTTTGACCCTCGTGTCTTAGAAGGCAAAGTACAAGTGGATCCCCAAAAGGCAGACAAGTTCAAACCA TTAACTTTTGCAAGGTTCTACTTGCCCAGCTTTGTACCTCATGCAGAGAAGGTCATCTATGTGGATGATGATGTAATAGTGCAAG GTGATATTGTTGAACTTTACAACACCCCATTGAAGCCTGGACATGCAGCTGCATTTTCAGATGACTGTGACTCAACCAGTAGTAAAGTTGCTGTCCGTGGAGCAGGCAATCAG TACAATTACATTGGGTTTTTAGATTACAAGAAAGAAACCATCCGAAAGCTTGCCATGAAAGCCAACACCTGCTCTTTCAATCCTGGAGTTTTTGTTGCCAATCTGACTGAATGGAAATTACAGAACATCACTAAACAACTGGAGAAGTGGATGGCACTTAATGTGGT AGAGGAGCTCTACAGTAAGACTCTGGCTGGCAGCATCACAACACCTCCCCTGCTAATTGTGTTTTACAAGCAGCATTCCAGTATTGATCCCATGTGGAACGTCCGACACCTCG GGTCTAGTGCTGGGAAAAGGTACTCTCCTCAGTTTGTGGAAGCTGCCAAGCTGCTCCACTGGAATGGACATTTCAAACCCTGGGGAAGAACAGCTTCCTATGCTGAAGTCTGGGAGAAGTGGTATCTCTCTGACCCTGCAGGCAAGTTCAACCTGATCCGCAGGCACTCGGAGGCCTATGAAGCAAAGTAG
- the SPCS1 gene encoding signal peptidase complex subunit 1 translates to MLGVFRSIPTQMDYKGQKLAEQIFQGIILVSAVIGFIYGYITEQFGWTVYIVMAGFALSCLLTLPPWPMYRRNPLKWLPVQESGTEEKKAADRKPKRHSKT, encoded by the exons ATGCTGGGCGTGTTCCGCTCCATCCCCACGCAGATG GACTACAAGGGCCAAAAATTAGCAGAACAGATTTTTCAAGGAATCATTCTTGTCTCTGCA gtAATTGGTTTCATCTATGGATACATCACTGAACAGTTTGGATGGACTGTCTACATAGTTATGGCTGGATTTGCTTTATCATGTTTG CTGACGCTGCCCCCGTGGCCCATGTACCGCCGCAATCCCCTCAAGTGGCTGCCGGTCCAGGAGTCGGGCACGGAAGAGAAGAAGGCAGCAGACAGGAAACCAAAGAGACATTCCAAAACCTAA
- the NEK4 gene encoding serine/threonine-protein kinase Nek4 isoform X1, with translation MPLAAYCFLRAVGKGSYGEVSLARHRQDRKQYVIKKLNLRSASSRERRAAEQEAQLLSQLRHPNIVTYRESWQGDDGHLYIVMGFCEGGDLYHKLKEQKGKLLPETRVVEWFVQIAMALQYLHEKHILHRDLKTQNIFLTRTNIIKVGDLGIARVLENQYDMASTLIGTPYYMSPELFSNKPYNYKSDVWALGCCVYEMATLKHAFNAKDMNSLAYRIIEGKLPPMPKDYSPQLVAIIQTMLSKKPEERPSVKSILRQPYIKQQIALFLEATKAKAARNHKKTVDSKPKDPCSVISAKNESHSRNVPHQNHSSEQARKYKVDEEDCISKCKASKFYPSEKPAAELERKPSKNDLTSLRDSIATVSGVNIDVPLSERMKRGSDKGGSESIPENNKAKHLHGPGHSKITSNNPPIKENGQQQRARQAFKAESVESKPSSVDSVEDEDDTLKLLQPVSKDQKQTDLSLDSTEKLLAPFVPVIIQDDVSHGASGDAQGKMTLHKQAHSSVSEPSLPWQQQQKRELAEGCSEKFRAVSPRPLPVPSDVTPKTAQRGAEHPEPAESAKPSQAAIPKERPLSARERRRLKQSREMLPSGVPVRQSSNGAAVEAKSHVENCVKVPQSSLDPSISQRKREAHCLSDDELSSSTSSTDKSDGDSKEKKSMNEMNDLVQLMTWTLKMDSKENSECSVTSTPAPEFKLHRKYRDTLILHGKSPDESEELKMEEIPSDMSLVPFKIRRMVEILRSDVVQGLGVKLLEKVYRIMEEDDEAKRELQLREHMGDKYVSYSAKARHLKFLEENVKL, from the exons TATGTCATCAAAAAGTTAAACCTCAGAAGTGCTTCCAGCCGCgagaggagagcagcagagcaggaggcccagctgctgtcccagctgagacACCCCAACATTGTCACCTACAGAGAGTCCTGGCAGGGGGACGATGGCCACCTCTACATTGTGATGGGCTTCTGCGAGGGAGGAGACCTCTACCACAAGCTCAAGGAGCAGAAGGGAAAACTCCTGCCTGAGACTCGGGTGGTGGAGTGGTTTGTGCAGATTGCCATGGCACTGCAG tATTTACATGAAAAGCACATTCTGCACAGAGATCTTAAAACTCAGAATATTTTCCTGACACGAACAAATATAATCAAAGTGGGAGACCTGGGAATAGCCAGGGTGTTGGAAAACCAGTATGACATGGCCAGCACTCTCATAGGCACCCCGTACTACATGAGCCCTGAACTCTTCTCTAACAAACCCTACAACTACAAG TCTGATGTCTGGGCCTTGGGCTGCTGTGTTTATGAGATGGCCACACTGAAACACGCCTTCAATGCCAAGGACATGAACTCCTTGGCTTATCGAATCATTGAAGGGAAG CTGCCACCCATGCCAAAGGATTACAGCCCACAGCTGGTAGCAATAATACAAACTATGCTCAGTAAAAAACCTGAGGAGAGACCAAGTGTGAAAAGCATCCTGAGACAACCATACATCAAACAGCAGATTGCTTTGTTTTTGGAAGCCACAAAGGC GAAAGCTGCTAGGAATCATAAGAAAACAGTGGATTCTAAACCTAAAGACCCTTGTTCTGTCATCTCAGCAAAGAATGAatctcacagcaggaatgtTCCACACCAAAACCACTCCTCTGAGCAAGCCAGAAAATACAAAGTT GATGAAGAAGATTGCATCAGCAAATGTAAAGCCAGCAAATTTTATCCCTCAGAGAAACCAGCTGCTGAGTTGGAaagaaaaccaagcaaaaatGATCTGACCAGCCTGAGAGACTCCATAGCTACAGTCAGTGGAGTGAACAttgatgtccccctgtctgAAAGGATGAAGCGTGGCAGTGACAAGGGTGGCAGTGAGAGTATTCCAGAGAATAATAAAGCAAAGCATTTACATGGTCCAGGCCATTCTAAAATAACATCTAATAACCCACCAATTAAGGAAAATGGACAGCAGCAAAGAGCAAGACAGGCTTTTAAAGCTGAAAGTGTTGAATCAAAGCCATCTTCTGTTGATTCTGTAGAAGATGAGGATGACACTTTGAAACTCCTGCAGCCTGTATCAAAAGACCAAAAGCAAACTGACCTG AGCTTGGATTCCACTGAAAAGCTGCTGGCACCCTTTGTTCCTGTTATAATTCAA GATGATGTCAGTCATGGAGCTTCAGGAGATGCTCAGGGAAAAATGACCTTGCACAAGCAGGCTCACAGCTCTGTCAGTGAACCTTCTctcccatggcagcagcagcagaagagagaGCTTGCTGAAGGCTGCTCAGAGAAG TTCAGAGCAGTTTCTCCTCGGCCTCTACCTGTTCCTTCTGATGTGACCCCAAAGACAGCCCAGAGGGGTGCAGAGcaccctgagcctgcagagagtgCCAAACCCAGCCAAGCAGCCATTCCAAAG GAGCGGCCCTTGTCAGCAAGAGAACGGAGGAGGCTGAAACAGTCTCGGGAGATGCTTCCCTCTG GGGTTCCAGTGAGACAGTCATCAAATGGTGCAGCAGTTGAAGCAAAGTCACATGTGGAAAATTGTGTTAAAGTTCCTCAGTCCTCTTTAGATCCCAGTATTTCTCAG agaaagagagaagccCATTGCCTGTCTGATGATGAGCTAAGCTCTTCCACAAGCTCTACAGACAAGTCTGATGGTGATTCCAAGGAGAA GAAAAGTATGAATGAAATGAATGACTTGGTGCAGCTGATGACATGGACACTGAAAATGGACTCCAAGGAGAACTCTGAGTGCAGTGTAACCTCGACCCCAGCCCCAGAGTTTAAGCTTCATAGAAAGTATCGAGATACTTTGATTTTGCATGGAAAATCACCTGATGAATCAGAGGAATTAAAAATGGAAGAGATTCCTTCAG ataTGTCATTGGTCCCTTTCAAGATTAGGAGAATGGTTGAAATCCTGAGATCTGATGTGGTGCAAGGATTGGGAGTGAAACTTCTTGAGAAAGTGTACAGAATCATGGAAGAAGATGATGAAGCAAAAAGAGAG CTGCAGTTGCGGGAGCACATGGGAGACAAGTACGTCAGTTACAGTGCGAAGGCTCGGCACCTCAAATTCCTTGAAGAAAATGTGAAGCTCTGA
- the NEK4 gene encoding serine/threonine-protein kinase Nek4 isoform X2, protein MPLAAYCFLRAVGKGSYGEVSLARHRQDRKQYVIKKLNLRSASSRERRAAEQEAQLLSQLRHPNIVTYRESWQGDDGHLYIVMGFCEGGDLYHKLKEQKGKLLPETRVVEWFVQIAMALQYLHEKHILHRDLKTQNIFLTRTNIIKVGDLGIARVLENQYDMASTLIGTPYYMSPELFSNKPYNYKSDVWALGCCVYEMATLKHAFNAKDMNSLAYRIIEGKLPPMPKDYSPQLVAIIQTMLSKKPEERPSVKSILRQPYIKQQIALFLEATKAKAARNHKKTVDSKPKDPCSVISAKNESHSRNVPHQNHSSEQARKYKVDEEDCISKCKASKFYPSEKPAAELERKPSKNDLTSLRDSIATVSGVNIDVPLSERMKRGSDKGGSESIPENNKAKHLHGPGHSKITSNNPPIKENGQQQRARQAFKAESVESKPSSVDSVEDEDDTLKLLQPVSKDQKQTDLSLDSTEKLLAPFVPVIIQDVSHGASGDAQGKMTLHKQAHSSVSEPSLPWQQQQKRELAEGCSEKFRAVSPRPLPVPSDVTPKTAQRGAEHPEPAESAKPSQAAIPKERPLSARERRRLKQSREMLPSGVPVRQSSNGAAVEAKSHVENCVKVPQSSLDPSISQRKREAHCLSDDELSSSTSSTDKSDGDSKEKKSMNEMNDLVQLMTWTLKMDSKENSECSVTSTPAPEFKLHRKYRDTLILHGKSPDESEELKMEEIPSDMSLVPFKIRRMVEILRSDVVQGLGVKLLEKVYRIMEEDDEAKRELQLREHMGDKYVSYSAKARHLKFLEENVKL, encoded by the exons TATGTCATCAAAAAGTTAAACCTCAGAAGTGCTTCCAGCCGCgagaggagagcagcagagcaggaggcccagctgctgtcccagctgagacACCCCAACATTGTCACCTACAGAGAGTCCTGGCAGGGGGACGATGGCCACCTCTACATTGTGATGGGCTTCTGCGAGGGAGGAGACCTCTACCACAAGCTCAAGGAGCAGAAGGGAAAACTCCTGCCTGAGACTCGGGTGGTGGAGTGGTTTGTGCAGATTGCCATGGCACTGCAG tATTTACATGAAAAGCACATTCTGCACAGAGATCTTAAAACTCAGAATATTTTCCTGACACGAACAAATATAATCAAAGTGGGAGACCTGGGAATAGCCAGGGTGTTGGAAAACCAGTATGACATGGCCAGCACTCTCATAGGCACCCCGTACTACATGAGCCCTGAACTCTTCTCTAACAAACCCTACAACTACAAG TCTGATGTCTGGGCCTTGGGCTGCTGTGTTTATGAGATGGCCACACTGAAACACGCCTTCAATGCCAAGGACATGAACTCCTTGGCTTATCGAATCATTGAAGGGAAG CTGCCACCCATGCCAAAGGATTACAGCCCACAGCTGGTAGCAATAATACAAACTATGCTCAGTAAAAAACCTGAGGAGAGACCAAGTGTGAAAAGCATCCTGAGACAACCATACATCAAACAGCAGATTGCTTTGTTTTTGGAAGCCACAAAGGC GAAAGCTGCTAGGAATCATAAGAAAACAGTGGATTCTAAACCTAAAGACCCTTGTTCTGTCATCTCAGCAAAGAATGAatctcacagcaggaatgtTCCACACCAAAACCACTCCTCTGAGCAAGCCAGAAAATACAAAGTT GATGAAGAAGATTGCATCAGCAAATGTAAAGCCAGCAAATTTTATCCCTCAGAGAAACCAGCTGCTGAGTTGGAaagaaaaccaagcaaaaatGATCTGACCAGCCTGAGAGACTCCATAGCTACAGTCAGTGGAGTGAACAttgatgtccccctgtctgAAAGGATGAAGCGTGGCAGTGACAAGGGTGGCAGTGAGAGTATTCCAGAGAATAATAAAGCAAAGCATTTACATGGTCCAGGCCATTCTAAAATAACATCTAATAACCCACCAATTAAGGAAAATGGACAGCAGCAAAGAGCAAGACAGGCTTTTAAAGCTGAAAGTGTTGAATCAAAGCCATCTTCTGTTGATTCTGTAGAAGATGAGGATGACACTTTGAAACTCCTGCAGCCTGTATCAAAAGACCAAAAGCAAACTGACCTG AGCTTGGATTCCACTGAAAAGCTGCTGGCACCCTTTGTTCCTGTTATAATTCAAG ATGTCAGTCATGGAGCTTCAGGAGATGCTCAGGGAAAAATGACCTTGCACAAGCAGGCTCACAGCTCTGTCAGTGAACCTTCTctcccatggcagcagcagcagaagagagaGCTTGCTGAAGGCTGCTCAGAGAAG TTCAGAGCAGTTTCTCCTCGGCCTCTACCTGTTCCTTCTGATGTGACCCCAAAGACAGCCCAGAGGGGTGCAGAGcaccctgagcctgcagagagtgCCAAACCCAGCCAAGCAGCCATTCCAAAG GAGCGGCCCTTGTCAGCAAGAGAACGGAGGAGGCTGAAACAGTCTCGGGAGATGCTTCCCTCTG GGGTTCCAGTGAGACAGTCATCAAATGGTGCAGCAGTTGAAGCAAAGTCACATGTGGAAAATTGTGTTAAAGTTCCTCAGTCCTCTTTAGATCCCAGTATTTCTCAG agaaagagagaagccCATTGCCTGTCTGATGATGAGCTAAGCTCTTCCACAAGCTCTACAGACAAGTCTGATGGTGATTCCAAGGAGAA GAAAAGTATGAATGAAATGAATGACTTGGTGCAGCTGATGACATGGACACTGAAAATGGACTCCAAGGAGAACTCTGAGTGCAGTGTAACCTCGACCCCAGCCCCAGAGTTTAAGCTTCATAGAAAGTATCGAGATACTTTGATTTTGCATGGAAAATCACCTGATGAATCAGAGGAATTAAAAATGGAAGAGATTCCTTCAG ataTGTCATTGGTCCCTTTCAAGATTAGGAGAATGGTTGAAATCCTGAGATCTGATGTGGTGCAAGGATTGGGAGTGAAACTTCTTGAGAAAGTGTACAGAATCATGGAAGAAGATGATGAAGCAAAAAGAGAG CTGCAGTTGCGGGAGCACATGGGAGACAAGTACGTCAGTTACAGTGCGAAGGCTCGGCACCTCAAATTCCTTGAAGAAAATGTGAAGCTCTGA